A DNA window from Flavisolibacter ginsenosidimutans contains the following coding sequences:
- a CDS encoding TolB family protein, whose protein sequence is MRSLFVSAVFACIFLLSFTAPEVRQQERIVRKDTVQYPEERHFKDVQQLTFGGDNAEAYWSFDGKSLVFQRTSAKDGLPCDQIFYGKLPKAGEKFTYKMISSGKGRTTCSFFTKDGKHIIYASTFEGGEACPPMPNRSKYGNKYIWPVYSSFDIYMADLNGKIVKKLTNTPGYDAEATLSPDGKKMLFTSLRNGDLDLYVMDLKTEKGTQITNTLGYDGGAWFSADGKKIIWRASRPKTETEIKEYKDLLAENLVAPTQMEVFVADADGSNVKQITHYGQANWAPNFLKDGRIIFCSNHEYGRGFPFNMYLLNEDGTGLEKISHDNSFDAFPMFSPDGKKILFCSNRNNGGGHDTNVFVADWVD, encoded by the coding sequence ATGCGAAGCCTGTTTGTGTCAGCCGTTTTTGCCTGCATCTTTTTATTATCGTTTACCGCTCCTGAGGTTCGTCAACAAGAAAGAATTGTTAGAAAAGACACGGTTCAATATCCTGAGGAAAGGCATTTCAAAGACGTGCAGCAACTCACGTTTGGCGGCGACAATGCCGAAGCCTACTGGAGCTTCGACGGCAAGAGCCTCGTGTTTCAGCGTACATCGGCAAAAGACGGCTTGCCTTGCGACCAAATCTTTTACGGCAAGCTGCCGAAAGCGGGAGAGAAGTTCACCTACAAAATGATTAGCTCGGGCAAGGGCCGCACCACTTGTTCCTTCTTTACCAAAGACGGCAAGCACATTATTTATGCCTCCACGTTTGAAGGCGGTGAGGCTTGCCCGCCTATGCCCAACCGTAGCAAATACGGCAACAAATACATCTGGCCTGTTTACAGCAGTTTTGACATTTACATGGCCGATCTCAACGGAAAAATTGTAAAGAAGCTGACGAACACACCGGGCTACGATGCCGAAGCCACGCTTTCACCCGACGGCAAGAAAATGTTGTTTACGTCCTTGCGCAACGGCGATTTGGATTTGTACGTGATGGACTTAAAAACGGAGAAAGGAACGCAAATTACCAACACGCTTGGCTATGATGGCGGCGCTTGGTTTAGTGCCGATGGAAAGAAAATTATTTGGCGGGCCAGCCGTCCAAAAACCGAAACCGAAATAAAAGAATACAAAGATTTGCTTGCGGAAAATTTGGTGGCGCCAACGCAAATGGAAGTTTTTGTTGCCGACGCGGACGGTAGCAATGTCAAACAAATCACGCATTACGGACAGGCCAACTGGGCGCCGAATTTTTTAAAGGACGGCCGTATTATTTTTTGCAGCAACCACGAATACGGCCGCGGTTTTCCCTTCAACATGTATTTGTTGAACGAAGATGGAACGGGACTCGAAAAAATCAGTCATGATAATAGTTTTGATGCCTTTCCCATGTTCAGTCCCGATGGCAAAAAGATTTTGTTTTGCAGCAATCGCAACAACGGTGGCGGCCACGATACGAATGTGTTTGTAGCGGATTGGGTGGACTAA
- a CDS encoding tetratricopeptide repeat protein, which produces MLRIFLFLAAVSFLVSCGDDEQSSQQTKTPTADSVNKSVAPQMQATKPQARDSVNQSLSALEKRYALVPSDPALAYDLAYAYAEAGNAKVLRLTDSLIKARTPEFEKAYYTKADYFSRVNNEKEALKNYDAAIAANLHFLDAQIDRGRLLFRQKQYDAALKTFAIGQKISPAEPMFYFWIAKTQEAMGNKADAKANYQRAYSLDKTLTDAKEAADKL; this is translated from the coding sequence ATGCTCCGAATCTTTCTTTTTCTTGCTGCCGTTTCTTTTTTGGTCTCGTGTGGTGATGACGAACAATCTTCTCAACAAACAAAAACGCCAACTGCGGACAGCGTAAACAAAAGCGTTGCGCCGCAAATGCAGGCAACAAAGCCGCAGGCAAGGGATAGTGTGAACCAATCGCTGTCCGCGCTGGAAAAAAGATACGCCCTTGTGCCTTCCGATCCTGCGCTTGCTTATGATCTTGCTTACGCTTATGCCGAGGCCGGGAACGCCAAAGTTTTGCGTCTGACCGATTCGCTTATTAAAGCGAGAACACCGGAATTTGAAAAAGCTTATTATACAAAAGCCGATTATTTTTCCCGCGTCAACAACGAGAAAGAAGCGTTGAAGAATTACGATGCGGCCATTGCCGCTAACCTTCATTTTTTGGATGCGCAAATTGACAGAGGCCGTTTGCTCTTTCGCCAAAAGCAGTACGATGCGGCTTTAAAAACTTTTGCTATCGGGCAAAAAATTTCTCCCGCTGAACCCATGTTTTATTTCTGGATTGCCAAAACGCAGGAAGCGATGGGAAACAAAGCCGACGCAAAAGCAAATTACCAACGTGCCTATTCTCTCGATAAAACGCTGACCGACGCAAAAGAAGCTGCGGATAAATTATAA
- the rpe gene encoding ribulose-phosphate 3-epimerase has product MPLIAPSVLTADFLRLGEACKMLNDSEADWFHLDVMDGRFVPNISFGMSIIKQIRTATKKFCDVHLMILEPEKYAEEFAAAGADQLTVHIEACPHLHRNVQQIKSLGMKAGVALNPHTPVFLLKDILHELDTVLLMSVNPGFGAQKFIPHTLEKIKELRGMIDERKLDVRIEIDGGVTLQNAKSIVDAGADVLVAGNTVFASANPIQTIQQLKQL; this is encoded by the coding sequence ATGCCACTGATCGCTCCCTCCGTTTTAACCGCTGATTTTTTACGCCTTGGCGAAGCCTGTAAAATGCTGAATGACAGCGAAGCCGATTGGTTTCACCTTGACGTTATGGACGGCCGCTTTGTGCCCAACATTTCTTTCGGTATGTCCATCATCAAACAAATCAGAACGGCCACAAAAAAATTTTGCGACGTGCACCTGATGATTCTGGAACCGGAGAAATACGCAGAAGAGTTTGCCGCTGCCGGAGCCGATCAACTGACCGTTCACATTGAAGCCTGCCCGCACTTGCACCGCAACGTTCAGCAGATAAAAAGCCTCGGCATGAAAGCCGGCGTTGCATTGAATCCGCACACGCCGGTTTTTTTGTTGAAAGATATTTTGCACGAGCTTGACACAGTTCTTTTGATGAGCGTGAATCCTGGTTTTGGTGCACAGAAATTTATTCCGCACACGCTGGAAAAAATTAAAGAACTCCGCGGGATGATTGACGAACGCAAGCTTGACGTGCGGATTGAAATTGACGGCGGCGTAACGCTGCAAAACGCAAAGTCAATCGTTGATGCTGGCGCTGATGTGTTGGTGGCCGGCAACACCGTTTTTGCATCGGCAAATCCAATTCAAACCATTCAGCAGTTGAAACAATTGTAA
- a CDS encoding class I SAM-dependent methyltransferase has translation MAKDLFSSQADAYAKYRPTYPQDLFDYILQFVKEKNCVWDCATGNGQAASVLAHYFQTVEATDISEAQLKNAVKKENIHYQICPAEKTPFADDSFDLITVATAYHWLDWNAFYNEASRVGKNDCVVAVWAYNIVLCEDKNVNQLIHDYYYKTIYAYWNKERRHVEASYKTVAFDFFSLPSKDFEIIKQWTKEDLLGYLSTWSALQNYVKQHGASPLPAFEKQLIEVWQNEEERAFRFPLFLRIGRVKK, from the coding sequence ATGGCCAAGGATCTTTTTTCTTCACAAGCCGATGCCTACGCAAAGTATCGTCCTACGTATCCGCAAGATTTGTTTGACTACATCCTACAATTCGTGAAAGAAAAAAATTGCGTTTGGGATTGTGCCACCGGCAACGGGCAAGCCGCAAGCGTTTTGGCTCATTATTTTCAAACCGTAGAAGCGACGGACATCAGCGAAGCGCAATTAAAAAACGCGGTTAAGAAAGAAAACATTCATTATCAAATTTGCCCGGCGGAAAAAACACCCTTTGCTGATGACAGCTTTGATTTGATTACCGTAGCCACGGCTTACCACTGGTTAGATTGGAATGCCTTTTACAACGAAGCCTCAAGAGTTGGCAAAAACGATTGCGTGGTGGCTGTGTGGGCTTACAACATTGTTTTGTGCGAAGACAAAAATGTCAACCAACTGATTCATGATTACTATTACAAAACGATCTATGCTTACTGGAACAAAGAGCGGCGGCACGTTGAGGCTTCTTACAAGACCGTGGCTTTTGATTTTTTCTCGCTGCCATCGAAAGATTTCGAAATAATAAAGCAATGGACAAAAGAAGACTTGCTTGGCTATTTGTCCACCTGGTCGGCGCTGCAGAACTACGTTAAGCAACACGGCGCCTCGCCCTTGCCTGCTTTTGAAAAACAACTGATAGAAGTTTGGCAGAACGAAGAAGAAAGAGCGTTTCGCTTTCCTCTTTTCCTGCGCATCGGAAGAGTGAAGAAATAA
- a CDS encoding TonB-dependent receptor, giving the protein MKSLRLSFSAALLFACFFSFAQKKFATVSGKIIDENEARLSGVSIEILGQQKGIHSSDSGTFSIKAPINRAFALIFSHSGYKPVQQNFLLNEGEEEKITVRMEAGEGRLEEVIIKDSRERTEVGLIRPNPKSIINLPSPVMGVEGLLKVFVGSNNELTSQYNVRGGSYDENLIYVNDFEIFRPYLVRSGQQEGLSFINPELVKNISFYNGGFAARYGDKMSSVLDIQYNTPKKFGGSAYVSLLEQGLHLEGASKKFTYLIGMRNRSNRNLLSRQETQGSYVPSSADLQALLTYQINKKWSAELLGNLSTTKFALTPQSSQLTSSVFSPFFTANLGVDIYFDGHERDQYSTGMLGLSTTYQASKNLKLKWLASRFENDESENIDIAGAYLFGDRDFDKSSSTFGLIVNPLGAGLYQNFVRDRLNIVDYNFSHKGQWNKAAHVVQWGLGYDKTKTADKLNEWQYEDSAGYSLPYNPSLLQMNDVIKSTVSLDVNKFSGYVQDNIAFKKGKTTYTVQGGLRFNYNDLNNELLISPRAALSWKPDWKKDILFRTAIGAYDQPPFYRELRRYDGSLNTALKAQRSWQGVVGLDYNFIGFDRPLRLTTEAYYKYMTNVVPYDIDNVRIRYFGENNAKAYAAGLEMRLFGELVKDAESWVSLSFMRTRENIAGDFYTKYTIDSLGKITDSSRVEGGWFRRPTDRTITFGMFFQDYLATNKNFKVYINALYGTNLPYNIPGSVRYRNALRIEPYMRVDIGFSALLLDGEKTNRRSHSPFRNVENIWASFEVFNLIDRPNTISYLLIKDFANNTFTLPNRLTPRLINFKIVARW; this is encoded by the coding sequence GTGAAGAGCCTTCGCCTTTCCTTTTCCGCCGCGCTTTTGTTCGCCTGCTTTTTTTCGTTTGCACAAAAAAAATTCGCCACCGTTAGCGGAAAAATTATTGACGAAAACGAGGCGCGGCTGAGCGGCGTTTCCATTGAAATTCTTGGGCAACAAAAAGGGATTCACTCATCCGATTCGGGAACTTTTTCAATTAAAGCACCCATCAACAGGGCTTTTGCGCTCATCTTCTCGCACAGCGGCTATAAACCGGTGCAACAAAATTTTTTGCTGAACGAAGGCGAGGAAGAAAAGATTACGGTTCGCATGGAAGCCGGTGAAGGCCGTTTGGAAGAAGTGATCATAAAAGACAGCCGCGAACGAACCGAAGTTGGATTGATACGTCCCAATCCGAAATCAATCATCAATCTTCCCTCGCCGGTGATGGGCGTGGAAGGATTGCTGAAAGTTTTTGTCGGAAGCAACAACGAACTCACCTCGCAATACAACGTTCGCGGCGGCAGCTATGATGAGAACCTCATTTACGTAAATGACTTTGAAATTTTTCGCCCTTACCTCGTGCGCAGCGGCCAACAGGAAGGCTTAAGTTTTATCAATCCTGAACTGGTAAAAAATATTTCTTTTTACAATGGCGGCTTTGCGGCTCGTTACGGCGACAAGATGAGCAGTGTGCTCGACATTCAATACAATACGCCAAAAAAATTCGGCGGCTCGGCTTATGTAAGTCTTTTAGAGCAAGGTCTTCATCTTGAAGGCGCATCAAAAAAGTTTACTTACTTAATTGGTATGCGCAACCGCAGCAACCGGAATCTTTTGTCGCGGCAGGAAACGCAAGGATCTTACGTGCCTTCTTCTGCGGATTTACAAGCACTGCTTACCTATCAGATAAACAAGAAGTGGAGTGCGGAGCTACTGGGTAATTTATCAACGACAAAATTTGCCTTGACGCCGCAATCGAGCCAGTTAACATCCTCGGTTTTTTCGCCGTTTTTCACCGCCAACCTTGGTGTTGACATTTACTTCGACGGCCACGAACGCGACCAATACAGCACCGGCATGTTGGGGCTTTCCACAACTTACCAGGCATCGAAAAACCTAAAATTAAAATGGCTCGCTTCGCGTTTTGAAAACGATGAAAGCGAGAACATTGACATTGCCGGCGCTTATCTTTTTGGCGACCGCGATTTTGACAAATCTTCTTCAACCTTTGGCCTGATTGTAAATCCATTGGGCGCCGGCCTTTATCAAAACTTTGTTCGCGACCGGTTGAATATTGTTGATTATAATTTTTCGCACAAAGGCCAATGGAACAAAGCGGCTCATGTGGTTCAATGGGGCCTTGGTTACGACAAAACAAAAACTGCCGACAAGCTGAACGAATGGCAATATGAAGATTCGGCGGGCTACTCATTGCCTTACAATCCTTCACTGTTGCAGATGAACGATGTGATTAAATCAACCGTTAGTCTTGACGTAAACAAATTCTCCGGTTACGTTCAGGACAACATCGCTTTCAAAAAAGGAAAAACGACTTACACGGTGCAAGGCGGCCTGCGCTTCAACTACAACGATTTGAACAACGAGCTGTTGATTTCGCCGCGTGCGGCCCTTTCGTGGAAACCCGATTGGAAAAAAGACATCCTGTTTCGAACAGCGATTGGTGCGTATGACCAACCGCCTTTTTACCGCGAATTACGACGTTACGACGGCAGTCTAAATACCGCGTTGAAAGCGCAACGCAGTTGGCAGGGCGTGGTTGGTTTGGATTACAACTTCATCGGCTTTGACCGTCCGCTACGATTAACTACCGAAGCCTATTACAAGTATATGACCAACGTAGTGCCTTACGACATTGACAACGTTCGCATCCGCTATTTTGGCGAGAACAATGCAAAGGCTTATGCGGCAGGTTTGGAAATGCGGCTGTTCGGCGAACTGGTGAAAGACGCAGAAAGCTGGGTAAGCCTGAGTTTTATGCGCACAAGAGAAAACATCGCCGGTGATTTTTACACGAAGTACACGATTGATTCCCTGGGAAAGATTACGGACAGCAGCCGTGTGGAAGGTGGTTGGTTTCGCCGGCCTACGGACAGAACGATAACCTTTGGTATGTTCTTTCAGGATTATCTCGCCACAAACAAAAATTTCAAGGTTTACATCAACGCACTTTACGGCACCAATTTACCGTACAACATTCCGGGTTCCGTTCGTTATCGTAACGCCCTGCGCATTGAACCGTACATGCGGGTGGACATTGGCTTCAGCGCCTTGTTGCTGGACGGAGAAAAAACAAACCGGCGCAGCCATTCGCCTTTCCGCAACGTTGAAAACATCTGGGCCAGTTTTGAGGTGTTCAATTTAATTGACCGGCCCAACACCATTTCGTATTTGCTGATAAAAGATTTTGCGAACAACACGTTCACGCTGCCAAACCGGTTAACGCCGCGGCTGATTAATTTTAAGATTGTGGCACGGTGGTAG
- a CDS encoding DUF4160 domain-containing protein — protein MPTVLLLNGFRFFFYSRENKEPAHIHVAKGDAEGKIWLEPILEIAYFIRFTNSEQKQIIEIVTAHQQQFKNHWNEYFNQ, from the coding sequence ATGCCTACCGTTTTGCTTCTAAATGGATTCCGGTTTTTCTTTTACAGCCGTGAAAACAAGGAACCCGCCCATATTCATGTAGCAAAAGGAGACGCAGAAGGCAAAATATGGCTAGAACCCATTTTGGAAATTGCTTACTTTATCCGGTTCACAAACAGTGAGCAAAAGCAGATTATCGAAATCGTAACGGCCCATCAACAACAATTTAAAAACCACTGGAATGAATACTTCAACCAATAG
- a CDS encoding DUF2442 domain-containing protein, giving the protein MNTSTNRFDALESLIHEEGLRIEAIDVHPEMDLLLVILNTKTILRQKISDYPSLHGATKEKLMNYEFIGKGTGIHWPDLDEDLSLKGFLRDELRNMVNSKKQKAA; this is encoded by the coding sequence ATGAATACTTCAACCAATAGATTTGATGCGCTTGAGAGCCTGATTCACGAAGAAGGCTTGCGAATAGAGGCAATAGACGTTCACCCTGAAATGGATTTGCTGCTGGTGATTTTGAACACGAAAACCATTCTGCGCCAAAAGATTTCCGATTATCCAAGCCTACACGGCGCAACAAAAGAAAAGTTGATGAATTACGAATTTATTGGAAAAGGTACCGGTATTCATTGGCCTGACCTCGATGAAGATTTAAGTCTCAAAGGATTTTTGAGAGACGAATTAAGAAACATGGTTAACAGTAAAAAACAAAAAGCTGCGTGA
- a CDS encoding hemerythrin domain-containing protein translates to MNEEKKPIKRSKELTPLSKEHHEGLLFGWKIKQGLKNGTDHALIARYIQWFWDNDLQMHFRKEEAILAPHLSGGNEWVQRMFADHAAIKVLVEQCAKTIDENSFIKLADAVHDHIRFEERILFPYAEKEIPAETLAAMFEELNKIDKKATWEDEFWMRK, encoded by the coding sequence ATGAACGAAGAAAAAAAGCCCATCAAACGAAGCAAAGAGCTGACGCCGCTTTCCAAAGAGCATCACGAAGGTTTGTTGTTTGGCTGGAAAATAAAACAAGGCTTAAAAAACGGCACTGATCATGCCCTAATAGCCCGGTACATTCAATGGTTTTGGGACAATGACCTGCAGATGCATTTTCGAAAAGAAGAAGCCATACTGGCGCCGCATTTGTCCGGCGGGAACGAATGGGTGCAACGGATGTTTGCTGACCACGCAGCAATTAAGGTTTTGGTTGAACAATGCGCAAAGACAATAGATGAAAATAGCTTTATCAAATTGGCTGATGCCGTGCACGATCACATTCGTTTTGAAGAAAGGATTCTCTTCCCTTATGCTGAAAAAGAAATCCCCGCCGAAACCTTAGCGGCTATGTTTGAGGAACTGAACAAAATAGACAAGAAGGCAACGTGGGAGGATGAGTTTTGGATGAGGAAATAG
- the mnmA gene encoding tRNA 2-thiouridine(34) synthase MnmA codes for MSKKGKVLVAMSGGIDSTVTALMLHHEGYEVVGITMKTWDYASSGGSKKETGCCNLDSFNDARAAAVQHGFPHYILDIREEFGSFVVENFVDEYLAGRTPNPCVLCNTHIKWRALLKRADALGCDFIATGHYASVRQHDNGRFVISKGADEMKDQSYVLWGLQQDLLSRTILPLGTYRKTEIRQMAHDFGYPELAKKSESYEICFVPDNDYRGFLKRKIEGLEEKVSGGYFVNKEGKILGQHKGYPFYTIGQRKGLDITLGKPAYVTAIDPDTNTVVLGDEEDLEKEDMKVAKVNWIKYEGLTEPTEALTKIRYKDKGSHSLITASGSDVSVRFFEKAKGIAPGQSAVFYEGDDVIGGGIIQRR; via the coding sequence ATGAGCAAAAAAGGAAAAGTTCTCGTCGCCATGAGCGGCGGCATTGACAGCACGGTGACCGCATTGATGCTTCACCACGAAGGTTACGAAGTTGTTGGCATCACCATGAAGACCTGGGATTATGCCAGCAGCGGCGGTTCCAAAAAAGAAACGGGCTGCTGCAATCTTGATTCGTTTAACGATGCCCGCGCCGCCGCCGTCCAACACGGTTTCCCGCATTACATACTCGACATTCGCGAAGAGTTTGGCTCTTTTGTCGTGGAGAATTTTGTAGATGAATACCTCGCCGGCCGCACGCCCAATCCCTGCGTGCTTTGCAACACGCACATCAAATGGCGGGCTTTGCTAAAACGGGCCGATGCTTTGGGTTGTGATTTTATTGCCACAGGGCATTACGCATCCGTTCGTCAACACGATAACGGCCGCTTCGTTATCAGCAAAGGCGCCGATGAAATGAAAGACCAGAGTTATGTGTTGTGGGGATTGCAACAAGACCTTTTGTCGCGAACGATTCTGCCTTTGGGCACTTACCGCAAAACCGAAATCCGCCAGATGGCGCATGATTTTGGCTATCCCGAGCTCGCCAAAAAAAGCGAGAGTTACGAGATTTGTTTTGTGCCCGACAACGACTACCGCGGCTTTCTAAAACGCAAAATTGAGGGCCTGGAAGAAAAGGTTTCGGGTGGCTATTTTGTAAACAAAGAAGGCAAAATCCTGGGCCAGCACAAAGGCTATCCATTTTATACAATCGGGCAAAGAAAAGGCCTGGACATAACCTTGGGCAAACCTGCTTACGTTACCGCCATTGACCCCGATACAAACACCGTGGTTTTGGGCGACGAAGAGGATTTGGAAAAAGAAGACATGAAGGTGGCGAAAGTGAACTGGATAAAATACGAAGGCCTCACTGAGCCAACGGAAGCGCTTACTAAAATCCGGTACAAAGACAAAGGCAGTCATTCCCTCATCACCGCATCGGGCAGCGATGTTTCGGTTCGTTTTTTTGAAAAAGCCAAAGGCATTGCCCCCGGCCAAAGCGCCGTTTTTTACGAAGGCGACGATGTTATTGGCGGAGGAATTATTCAGCGGCGTTAG
- a CDS encoding S8 family serine peptidase produces MKKILVCLLAAAFTSTGHAQFSRYVIQFKNKGGTPYSFSAPLQYLSQRAVDRRTRYNIAIDSSDLPVTPRYIDSLRSAGAVTVLNASRWLNSVSVKTTDATALAKIAGLPFVQSVSPIAARTASASGKIEQPQTQNLRINNAANAANGSADFFNYGQSYDQLHLHNGEFLHNIGLRGQNMIIGMLDDGFFHYNSLKAFDSVNPAGQVLGTYDFVASETSVTEDDSHGMECFSIIAANIPGQFVGTAPKASFYLFRSEDVASEYPVEEHNWVCAAERVDSAGGDVISSSLGYNTFDNSVFDHTYQDMNGNTTIAARGADLAAKKGLLVIVAAGNEGDKSWHYITTPADGDSVLAVGAVSTAGVVAGFSSYGPSSDGQVKPDVASVGVSTVLQTPGNTVGNGNGTSFACPNMAGLATCLWQGFPEFNNMRIINALRQAGSKATTPDDRIGYGIPDVKKATLSLLKDFSTASATATNCKTTINWTSKDLGTMRYEVERKAPGETAFTKIGERQGTGSLFGTHGYQFADSLINVQAGTISYRIREIIDTATATFTADYTDTVTVNLGASCIVTGITPVLAAGEEILLLPNPAKEKFTLKITTAYAIPALIVRVVDAKGQLVLAERKAKASGTASFVIPSYFLASGKYFVSVYNNGKLLATRELLKL; encoded by the coding sequence ATGAAAAAAATTCTGGTGTGCTTACTTGCCGCGGCCTTTACAAGTACCGGACACGCACAATTCAGCCGTTACGTTATCCAGTTTAAAAACAAAGGGGGCACACCGTATTCATTCAGCGCACCGCTTCAATATTTATCGCAAAGAGCGGTTGACAGAAGAACGCGATACAATATTGCGATTGACAGTTCCGACCTGCCCGTGACGCCCCGCTACATTGACAGCCTTCGTTCGGCAGGCGCTGTTACTGTTTTAAATGCTTCGCGGTGGTTAAATTCTGTTTCCGTTAAAACCACTGATGCCACTGCGCTGGCAAAAATCGCAGGCCTTCCTTTTGTGCAAAGCGTTTCGCCCATTGCCGCACGTACGGCAAGTGCTTCGGGAAAAATTGAACAACCGCAAACGCAAAATCTTCGCATCAATAATGCAGCAAACGCTGCGAACGGGAGTGCCGATTTTTTTAATTACGGCCAATCCTACGACCAGCTGCACCTTCACAACGGTGAGTTTCTGCACAACATCGGCTTGCGCGGACAGAATATGATTATTGGTATGCTGGATGACGGCTTCTTTCACTACAATTCGCTGAAGGCTTTTGATAGCGTAAACCCAGCCGGGCAAGTGCTGGGCACTTATGATTTTGTGGCCAGCGAAACCAGCGTAACGGAAGACGATTCACACGGTATGGAATGTTTCTCCATTATTGCCGCAAACATTCCGGGGCAATTTGTAGGAACTGCGCCAAAGGCTTCCTTTTATTTGTTCCGCAGCGAAGATGTTGCATCGGAATATCCGGTTGAAGAACACAATTGGGTTTGTGCAGCCGAACGCGTTGACAGTGCCGGCGGCGACGTTATCTCCAGCTCACTCGGGTACAACACGTTTGATAATTCAGTTTTTGACCATACCTACCAGGACATGAACGGGAACACGACAATCGCTGCAAGAGGTGCGGACCTGGCGGCCAAAAAAGGCTTGCTGGTTATCGTTGCTGCGGGCAACGAAGGCGATAAATCCTGGCATTACATTACCACACCGGCCGATGGCGACAGCGTATTGGCTGTAGGTGCGGTTTCAACAGCAGGAGTCGTGGCCGGCTTTTCAAGTTACGGGCCTTCATCCGACGGGCAAGTAAAGCCCGACGTGGCTTCCGTTGGCGTGTCCACCGTGCTTCAAACACCGGGCAATACCGTTGGCAACGGCAACGGCACTTCCTTTGCCTGCCCAAACATGGCGGGCCTTGCAACCTGCTTGTGGCAAGGCTTTCCAGAGTTCAACAACATGCGCATCATAAACGCACTGCGCCAAGCGGGCAGCAAAGCAACGACACCCGACGACCGCATAGGCTATGGCATACCCGATGTAAAAAAAGCAACGTTGTCATTGCTAAAAGATTTTTCAACCGCAAGCGCTACTGCTACTAATTGCAAGACCACAATTAACTGGACAAGCAAAGACCTGGGCACGATGAGATACGAAGTTGAACGCAAGGCGCCGGGCGAAACAGCGTTTACAAAGATTGGCGAACGCCAGGGAACGGGCTCTTTATTTGGCACACACGGTTATCAATTTGCAGACAGCTTAATCAACGTGCAGGCAGGCACAATCTCTTACCGCATTCGCGAAATTATTGACACCGCTACGGCAACGTTTACAGCAGATTATACCGATACGGTAACGGTGAATCTGGGTGCGTCGTGTATTGTTACCGGCATCACACCTGTTTTGGCGGCAGGCGAAGAAATTCTTTTGCTGCCCAATCCAGCAAAAGAAAAATTTACGCTGAAGATTACAACGGCTTACGCCATTCCTGCTTTGATTGTGCGGGTTGTGGATGCGAAAGGGCAATTGGTTTTGGCTGAGCGCAAAGCAAAAGCATCGGGTACGGCAAGCTTTGTTATTCCTTCTTACTTTCTTGCAAGCGGAAAATATTTCGTGAGCGTTTACAACAACGGGAAATTGCTGGCGACAAGAGAATTGCTGAAATTATAA